DNA sequence from the Salvelinus fontinalis isolate EN_2023a chromosome 33, ASM2944872v1, whole genome shotgun sequence genome:
ttgtaAAACAATGGTGGGCGGACTAAACTTGCTGAATGTATGTGACGACGAGCCACTGGACATGAGTTGCAAAGCCGAGCGGGGACTTGACAGCCCGGACTCCGGACTACCCCCCAGCCCCAGTCCGAGCCACTGGCTGCTGCCTGATTGCGGGGATAAAGGTGTCATAAGCCCCGTGTCTGAAGACGAGAGGACAGGGTCATCCTTGGTACCTAGGCTGTCGCACGTTTTACTACAATTGTTACAGTAACTGATAAAATCCCGCTATGAAATTTTAAGACAAAGTTGTTCCATTGTTAAAACATTGTTTCTGAAATAGTTTGCCTCTGAATACGTTTCCCTGCATGGCCCATAGTGAATCTGGGTCATGTCAATAGTAAATTGTGTCAGTAGCCTAAGCCAATCACATTTGCCACCTCCACCAAATATTTTCTCCTTATGCGAGTGCTGACTGTTGGCTGACTCTGCTTGCAGGTCCCTATTTTATCGATTGGATCTGTTCCTCAGCGGCACACGTTGTCCTACGGGGAGGGCATAGAACTTGATCCACTACCGTCCAAGGAAATACGGTATGCTGTTTTAAATGACTGCATGTAGGCtatgaatgtttgtgtgtgtggtttgaaaTTGGCTTAGCACTGTGTGCTGCATATGCCTCGCTATTGGTATAAAGacctttttttaaagaaatgtggTGGACCACAGATCAAATGTTGCATTTTTTGTTTTACTTCTGTCAGACTGTGTGTAGGCCTCCTCTAGCCAAGTGTCTATTTCTTGGAGGTTTGCAGTGCTTGAAAACTTGCCGCATTCCAGTTCTAAAACGATATCTAGCTGAACATGCAGTGAAATGACACTTGCCCAAACGTTGTCATTCCTAGATACACATCGTCTGTCCACTATGATTCAGAGCGTCACTTTATCCACGACGTGGCCATGCAGCCCAGGGGCCTTGGTCTGGAGAACTGCAGCCAGACGTTCCTGGCTGTCCCTCACAGCACCTGGAGACACTACAAGACCCAGCTAGACCTCCAGCCTCGCCAGCGG
Encoded proteins:
- the LOC129832059 gene encoding refilin-B-like; this translates as MVGGLNLLNVCDDEPLDMSCKAERGLDSPDSGLPPSPSPSHWLLPDCGDKGVISPVSEDERTGSSLVPILSIGSVPQRHTLSYGEGIELDPLPSKEIRYTSSVHYDSERHFIHDVAMQPRGLGLENCSQTFLAVPHSTWRHYKTQLDLQPRQRGQHFQSTTIVYPKHAHTIYTTELSYDSRRLARRFLSSVELEATDRRRLPH